In the Flavobacterium acetivorans genome, one interval contains:
- a CDS encoding hemerythrin domain-containing protein — MTEKKPLKRVPELQPLSHDHHHGLQLCWKIRTGFSKKVPHERIKKYTDWFYENHLKPHFELEEKYIFPVLDSKNELVQQALSEHKNLRYLFEQKTVLEIYLLQIEKELQNHIRFEERILFAEIQQIATAEQLSKINSIHTRVTFTENENDPFWI; from the coding sequence ATGACAGAAAAAAAACCTTTAAAAAGAGTTCCTGAACTACAGCCTTTGAGCCACGATCATCATCATGGGTTACAGTTGTGCTGGAAAATTAGAACTGGGTTTTCAAAAAAAGTACCACACGAACGTATTAAAAAATATACCGATTGGTTTTATGAAAATCATCTGAAACCACATTTTGAATTGGAAGAAAAATACATTTTTCCTGTTTTAGATTCAAAAAATGAGCTTGTACAACAAGCCTTGTCCGAACATAAAAATTTGCGCTATTTATTTGAGCAAAAAACAGTTTTAGAAATATATTTGCTGCAAATTGAAAAAGAATTACAAAACCATATTCGTTTTGAGGAACGCATTTTATTTGCCGAAATTCAGCAAATAGCAACAGCTGAACAGCTGTCTAAAATTAACAGCATTCATACCCGCGTAACTTTTACAGAAAACGAAAACGATCCTTTTTGGATATAA
- the nadB gene encoding L-aspartate oxidase, with amino-acid sequence MTSCNYLIIGSGVAGLSFAIKIADRFPDKRVTIITKSTEDESNTKYAQGGIAIVLDEDEDSCQKHIQDTLICGDGLCDESVVEMVVTEGSKRLKELIEWGAEFDRNSKGNFDLGKEGGHSHNRIVHHKDQTGFEIERAILSEVHKKKNIHILDHHFALDLIIQNGCCQGAYALNQKTNEILCFQSDYTLLATGGIGHLYGHTTNPIIATGDGIAMAFRANATIKDMEFIQFHPTALYDDSQGSKFLISEAVRGFGAYLRTKKGSRFMLNYDERGELASRDIVSQSIDLELKKTGDNCIYLDCTHLDINAFIKHFPMIHQHCIDIGINITKDWIPVIPAQHYLCGGIAVDKNGKTSVENLFACGECSQTGLHGANRLASNSLLEALVYSDKIYHYLSNDSTVSHKPKSPIADLKLTNKTKINSTYLIQFKEKLQHLIHKNVGIVRYEADLIKVLEQLLKWQREIESIIQHFQINSAAYELNNMITIAILIVQRSINRNQNRGAFIKFKSGHSNLVITESEELNLNLIRGQS; translated from the coding sequence ATGACAAGCTGTAATTATTTAATAATAGGGTCAGGAGTTGCGGGATTGAGCTTTGCCATAAAAATTGCGGATCGTTTCCCCGATAAACGAGTTACAATTATAACAAAATCTACTGAAGACGAATCGAATACCAAATATGCGCAAGGCGGCATCGCCATTGTCCTTGATGAAGACGAAGATTCTTGTCAAAAACACATTCAAGATACCCTGATATGTGGTGATGGTCTTTGTGATGAATCCGTCGTTGAAATGGTAGTTACTGAAGGTTCAAAACGGCTAAAAGAACTCATAGAATGGGGAGCCGAATTTGACAGAAATTCCAAAGGAAATTTTGATTTAGGTAAAGAAGGCGGCCACTCACATAACAGGATTGTACATCACAAAGACCAAACTGGCTTTGAAATTGAGCGCGCCATTCTATCAGAAGTCCATAAAAAAAAGAACATTCATATTTTAGATCATCATTTTGCCCTTGACTTAATTATCCAAAACGGCTGTTGCCAAGGTGCTTATGCATTAAACCAAAAAACAAACGAAATCCTCTGTTTTCAATCGGATTATACCTTATTAGCCACCGGCGGAATCGGTCATCTTTACGGACATACAACCAATCCCATTATTGCCACGGGAGACGGGATCGCGATGGCTTTTAGAGCAAATGCTACAATCAAGGATATGGAATTCATCCAATTTCACCCTACGGCTCTATATGATGATTCTCAGGGTTCCAAGTTTTTAATTTCGGAAGCAGTAAGAGGTTTTGGTGCCTATTTACGAACCAAAAAAGGCTCACGCTTTATGCTAAATTATGATGAGAGAGGAGAATTGGCTTCCCGAGATATTGTTTCGCAAAGTATCGATTTGGAACTAAAAAAAACAGGAGATAATTGTATTTATCTTGATTGCACCCATCTGGATATAAATGCTTTCATAAAACATTTTCCAATGATTCATCAGCATTGTATAGACATTGGAATAAACATTACAAAAGACTGGATTCCAGTTATACCTGCACAACACTATCTTTGTGGCGGTATTGCAGTAGACAAAAATGGAAAAACGAGCGTAGAAAATCTATTTGCCTGCGGCGAATGTTCCCAAACTGGTTTACATGGCGCCAATAGGCTGGCGTCTAATTCACTGTTAGAAGCCTTAGTCTATTCGGATAAAATTTATCATTACTTATCGAACGATTCCACTGTATCCCACAAACCCAAATCTCCTATTGCTGATTTAAAGCTAACTAATAAAACCAAAATTAATTCGACTTACTTGATTCAATTTAAAGAAAAACTACAACACTTAATACATAAAAACGTTGGTATTGTGCGCTATGAAGCCGACTTAATAAAAGTTTTAGAACAGCTCCTAAAATGGCAACGCGAAATAGAATCTATCATCCAGCATTTTCAAATAAACTCCGCCGCTTATGAATTGAATAATATGATTACAATCGCAATTCTTATTGTCCAACGGTCCATCAACAGAAATCAAAACCGTGGTGCTTTTATTAAATTTAAATCTGGACATTCTAACTTAGTCATTACAGAAAGTGAAGAGCTAAATCTTAATTTAATTAGGGGTCAATCTTAA
- a CDS encoding CopD family protein, with translation MNHHLLLIIHLLCAALWVGGHLLLVIAYLPQALKFKDQTIILNYEKKYEAIGMTALILLVISGILMAYKYNVSIEYWFHFDSPIEKVISTKLLLLLLTVAFALSAQFRVLPKLKNDPNKLPEMTFHIIAVTIIGVLMLVFGTFIRFGGF, from the coding sequence ATGAATCATCATTTATTACTCATTATTCACCTTTTATGTGCCGCTCTTTGGGTAGGCGGTCATTTGTTGCTAGTAATTGCTTATTTGCCTCAAGCCCTTAAATTCAAAGATCAAACTATAATTTTGAATTACGAAAAAAAGTATGAAGCTATAGGTATGACTGCTTTGATTCTACTGGTAATTTCAGGTATTTTAATGGCTTATAAATACAATGTCAGCATTGAATATTGGTTTCATTTTGACAGTCCTATAGAGAAAGTAATTTCTACAAAACTGCTTTTATTATTACTTACAGTAGCTTTCGCATTAAGCGCGCAATTTCGAGTATTACCCAAGCTTAAAAACGACCCGAATAAATTACCAGAGATGACTTTTCACATCATCGCTGTTACTATAATTGGTGTGTTGATGCTTGTTTTTGGAACATTTATCCGCTTTGGCGGTTTCTAA
- a CDS encoding IS3 family transposase, whose protein sequence is MSRKENCWDNTVAESFFKSIKNELIYGNKLISKEQMKIQIFEYIVVWYNRKRRHSALNYKTIEEFNNQINYKNVA, encoded by the coding sequence ATGAGCCGTAAAGAAAATTGTTGGGACAATACAGTAGCAGAAAGCTTCTTTAAATCTATAAAAAACGAACTTATTTATGGAAATAAACTCATCTCTAAAGAGCAAATGAAAATCCAAATCTTTGAATATATTGTAGTTTGGTACAATCGAAAAAGAAGACATTCAGCCTTAAATTATAAAACAATAGAAGAATTTAATAATCAAATTAATTACAAAAATGTGGCTTAA
- a CDS encoding anaerobic ribonucleoside-triphosphate reductase activating protein → MKENATKPIYSITPFTLLDYPHQSACILWFAGCNMRCLYCYNPEIVLGKGTLSFEKALDFLRSRKNLLDAVVFSGGECLLHQNIIELIVAVKKMGFLVKIDTNGSKPTVLKELIEKKLIDYLALDFKAMPSQFEKITRSSFFLPFEKSLHLLIESGIPFEVRTTVHSDLMAEKEVRMMIAYLEKSNYTGNYYLQFFVNGVPTLEKLHYSNRELERLTLSTEGIKVHFRG, encoded by the coding sequence ATGAAGGAAAATGCAACTAAGCCCATCTACAGCATAACGCCTTTTACTTTGTTGGATTATCCGCATCAATCCGCCTGTATTCTTTGGTTTGCGGGCTGTAATATGCGGTGTTTGTATTGTTATAATCCCGAAATTGTTCTTGGCAAGGGGACACTTTCTTTCGAAAAAGCGCTTGATTTCTTGCGCTCCCGCAAAAATTTATTAGATGCTGTTGTCTTCAGCGGAGGCGAATGTCTGTTGCATCAAAACATAATCGAACTGATTGTTGCTGTCAAAAAAATGGGTTTCTTGGTAAAAATTGATACTAATGGTTCTAAACCAACTGTTTTAAAAGAACTGATCGAAAAAAAGCTGATTGATTACCTCGCTTTGGACTTTAAGGCCATGCCTTCTCAATTTGAGAAAATAACCCGGTCCAGTTTTTTTTTACCCTTTGAAAAATCCCTGCATTTATTGATTGAAAGTGGAATTCCGTTTGAAGTTCGTACCACAGTGCATTCGGATTTAATGGCTGAAAAAGAAGTTCGAATGATGATTGCCTATTTAGAAAAGAGCAATTATACAGGTAATTATTACCTACAATTTTTTGTAAACGGAGTACCTACATTAGAGAAATTACACTATTCCAATAGGGAATTAGAACGATTGACGCTTTCAACAGAAGGAATTAAAGTACATTTTAGAGGCTAA
- the nadA gene encoding quinolinate synthase NadA: MKNLKEQIIELKKEKKAVILAHYYQEAAIQDVADYVGDSLGLSQEAMNVEADIIVFAGVHFMAETAKILNPDKKVILPDLKAGCSLAESCPPDLFKDFVAKHPNHIVITYVNCSAEIKALSDIVCTSSNAVKIVESIPKDVPIIFAPDKNLGKYIISKTGRNMVLWDGSCVVHEAFSLDKLIEVHKLHPNATIIAHPESETPILETASYIGSTAGMINYVKSNSNDQFIVATEVGILHKMQQLVPDKTLIPAPAKEDNTCACSECGYMKMNTLQKLYDCLINESPEINVREDIRTKALIPIERMLELSK; the protein is encoded by the coding sequence ATGAAAAATCTCAAAGAGCAAATAATAGAACTTAAAAAAGAAAAGAAGGCGGTCATTCTGGCGCATTATTACCAAGAGGCTGCTATTCAAGATGTAGCTGATTATGTTGGGGATAGCCTGGGTTTGTCGCAAGAAGCTATGAATGTTGAGGCTGACATTATCGTTTTTGCTGGTGTACATTTTATGGCCGAAACGGCAAAGATTTTGAACCCAGACAAGAAAGTAATTCTCCCCGATTTGAAAGCTGGATGCTCCTTGGCCGAATCCTGTCCGCCGGATTTGTTTAAAGATTTCGTTGCCAAACATCCTAATCACATTGTCATTACCTATGTGAATTGTTCTGCAGAGATTAAGGCCTTGAGTGATATTGTTTGTACTTCTTCTAATGCTGTCAAAATTGTGGAATCAATCCCGAAAGATGTTCCAATTATTTTTGCTCCGGATAAAAATTTGGGAAAATACATCATCAGCAAAACAGGTCGCAATATGGTACTATGGGACGGTTCCTGTGTCGTGCACGAGGCTTTTTCACTAGATAAACTCATAGAAGTCCACAAATTACACCCCAATGCGACCATCATTGCGCATCCGGAATCAGAAACTCCTATTCTGGAAACGGCTAGCTACATTGGCTCCACGGCAGGAATGATTAATTATGTAAAATCCAACTCTAACGACCAATTTATTGTTGCCACCGAAGTAGGAATCCTTCATAAAATGCAACAACTCGTTCCTGATAAAACATTGATTCCGGCACCAGCAAAAGAAGATAATACTTGTGCCTGTAGCGAATGTGGCTATATGAAAATGAATACTTTGCAAAAATTATACGATTGTCTGATCAACGAATCACCAGAAATCAATGTTAGAGAAGATATCAGAACCAAAGCATTAATTCCTATCGAACGAATGCTCGAACTATCAAAATAA
- a CDS encoding transposase encodes MKYKKWTLTQKLEIITASEDMGIVEACRKYGVSTGSLYSWKKKFEHKGEAGLKVTYDTKSKELKEAEEENRILRKLLSNKEIELEVQRELLKKKFGTSDPRKI; translated from the coding sequence ATGAAATACAAGAAATGGACTTTAACTCAGAAGCTAGAAATAATAACTGCTTCAGAAGATATGGGTATTGTAGAGGCCTGTCGTAAGTATGGCGTAAGTACAGGAAGCTTATATAGTTGGAAGAAGAAGTTTGAGCACAAAGGAGAGGCTGGCTTAAAAGTTACCTATGACACTAAGAGCAAAGAGCTAAAAGAGGCAGAAGAGGAAAATCGCATTCTACGCAAGCTACTAAGCAATAAAGAAATAGAATTAGAGGTACAAAGGGAGCTTTTAAAAAAAAAGTTTGGGACATCGGATCCAAGAAAGATTTAG
- a CDS encoding IS3 family transposase — protein sequence MRNIWRRKFSWERQFRANPRASKNSRIREKAQRCRVGTRYIKKSNRHFFQERSMKYCFIKKNEKIFPIEKMCRVLEISTGSFYRWRRASVTIAQQRVIALKEQVKNVYFESKQRYGSPRIAIELQNLGYQISRGTVAKYMKALGLKSKLSKKFKITTNSNHNYLTVDNVLNREFIVSKPSKAWVSDITYIQTKEGFLYLTTIMDLYDRKIIDWSLSDGMSTEQTSLRTWKMAVKIKILNKD from the coding sequence ATACGAAACATTTGGAGAAGGAAGTTTTCCTGGGAAAGGCAATTTAGAGCAAACCCCAGAGCAAGCAAAAATTCACGAATTAGAGAAAAAGCTCAAAGATGCAGAGTTGGAACGCGATATATTAAAAAAAGCAATCGGCATTTTTTCCAAGAGCGGTCGATGAAATACTGTTTCATTAAAAAGAATGAAAAAATATTTCCGATTGAAAAAATGTGCCGTGTTTTAGAAATCAGTACAGGGAGTTTTTATCGCTGGAGAAGAGCAAGTGTTACAATTGCTCAACAAAGAGTAATTGCTTTGAAAGAACAGGTTAAGAATGTTTATTTTGAATCCAAACAACGCTATGGAAGTCCTAGAATAGCAATAGAACTTCAAAATTTAGGATATCAAATATCAAGGGGAACGGTAGCAAAATATATGAAAGCTCTTGGTCTTAAAAGCAAACTCAGTAAGAAGTTTAAAATAACAACAAACTCAAATCATAATTATCTAACTGTTGATAACGTACTAAATAGGGAATTCATTGTCAGTAAACCTTCAAAAGCTTGGGTTTCAGATATCACTTATATTCAAACCAAAGAAGGGTTTCTATATTTGACAACTATTATGGATTTGTACGACAGAAAAATTATTGACTGGAGTTTAAGTGATGGAATGAGCACTGAACAAACAAGTCTTAGAACTTGGAAAATGGCAGTCAAAATAAAAATATTGAACAAGGATTAA
- the nrdD gene encoding anaerobic ribonucleoside-triphosphate reductase gives MKLTTNQILAQNQELRTKCLVYTRVMGYHRPVESFNIGKKGEHKQRTHFNEGKCN, from the coding sequence ATGAAACTAACAACCAACCAAATTTTAGCTCAAAATCAAGAATTACGCACCAAATGCCTCGTGTACACCCGCGTGATGGGCTATCACAGACCAGTAGAAAGTTTTAATATTGGAAAGAAAGGCGAACACAAACAACGCACCCACTTCAATGAAGGAAAATGCAACTAA
- a CDS encoding RrF2 family transcriptional regulator — translation MFSKTCEYGIRATIFIASQSYQDNRVGLKDIAEKIDSPEAFTAKILQILSRNNIIHSIKGVGGGFEIPKKMMSQIKLIQIVSAIDGDRVFTGCGLGLSHCSETHPCPVHDRFKEIRNSLATMLENTNLEELAMGIKSGDTFLRY, via the coding sequence ATGTTTTCCAAAACCTGTGAATACGGCATACGCGCCACTATTTTTATAGCCTCCCAATCTTATCAAGATAATCGTGTGGGGTTAAAAGACATAGCCGAAAAAATAGATTCTCCCGAAGCTTTTACAGCCAAAATTTTACAGATACTTTCCAGAAATAATATTATCCATTCGATCAAAGGCGTGGGTGGTGGCTTTGAAATTCCTAAAAAAATGATGAGCCAAATCAAACTAATACAAATAGTCTCTGCAATTGACGGAGACCGGGTGTTTACAGGTTGTGGTCTGGGATTGAGTCATTGTTCAGAAACGCATCCCTGTCCTGTTCATGATAGATTCAAAGAAATCAGAAACAGCCTCGCCACGATGCTAGAAAATACTAATCTCGAGGAATTAGCAATGGGAATTAAATCAGGGGATACTTTCTTGAGGTATTAA